Below is a window of Cydia amplana chromosome 3, ilCydAmpl1.1, whole genome shotgun sequence DNA.
GGGGCGCTCGTCCGGCGCGCCCCGCGCACACACACAGGCACTAGAGTCCTCCCCGGCCGCGCGTCATAAATATTTGTACACGGCCGGCCGGGCGGCGCGCGGACTAGATAATACTGGAGGGAGGCCGGACCGGCGGCTCCGGGCAGCGGCAGCCCGCTCGGCGGCAGCGCGCGTAGCCGGCCGCCCCCGCCGCCGCCAGCCCCCGCAGCGGCCAGTACAGCCACAGGCACGGCAGCGGCAGCGACAGCAGCCCCACGCACGCCAGCCGCGGCCCGCACGCGCACGGCGAGCCCGCCTCGTCCTCCCCGCTCCCGCAGTGGTAGAACAGCGCCTTCACGCAGCACATGCACGACGCGTAGTCCACGCACGCCTCGGCGCTGCACAGGCAGCTGCCGCACAGCCAGCGCGACGGCAGCGGCCGCGGCCGCGCGCACTGCTCGCAGCGGCAGCGGCCGCAGCGC
It encodes the following:
- the LOC134662588 gene encoding protein sprouty, with product MDEYGGPAAPPRPPKPAARVHRPPGARPAVSLLRPRPELERERNAYVEAPCRPHLPHLPHAAQPLKPVTAQPAAVDKRRALAPDSIVCERCGRCRCEQCARPRPLPSRWLCGSCLCSAEACVDYASCMCCVKALFYHCGSGEDEAGSPCACGPRLACVGLLSLPLPCLWLYWPLRGLAAAGAAGYARCRRAGCRCPEPPVRPPSSII